TGCTCTGCTCAGCATCAGTTTGTGCCATATCCGTGTGGGAGCCACCTGTCACAGCTCTTCTTGGTTGCCTTGAGCTGgatcttcctcttccctgctgcaCAAAAGCTCCTCTTCCTTGCACACAATTCTGCCCATGATTATCTGTACCCTAAGGGCTTGGGTCTCAAAGCAAGCAGCTAGATGTGGCTAGGTGCAGTGTGTAACCAGAGATGGCTACGAGTCACCTCTTTTTGCTGTAGGAGTGAGGAGAGGATGCTCCTTGGTGGCTGGCCATTAAGAGGGACCCCATCAGGAGCTGATAAAGAATGAGCTGTGGTTCTCTATTCCCGAGTGACCACGGCTCCACAGGAGCCATGCCACTAGCCCGCAGTGACTCCAGCCTACAGGTGCTTCACCCCAGAGCGGCTGAGCAAGCTCTCTCCCATTGGCGTGAGATATGTCCATGCTGTGGGGGGGAACAGGGGCATCCCAGAACAAGTGGAAATGGTTTTGCTGCTATTTAGACTTGTCATCCCCTGTGCAATGTCATTTGCTAGATAATGCATTACAGTTGCAATTAGGgatcacatttaattttaattaatgtcaGAAGTGTGTGAGTCCATAGATTCCTTCAATAATATCCCAGTGTACATAGCTGTATTCTTGTATGTTTACATATTCTTAAATTCGCTGTTACATTACCAAACGACAGAGTAAGGATGAACAGCTAGGTTTATAAAAGTCACCACGCAGTGTGAATTGTGCATCTTCCTCTTCAGAAGAGCAAAGCAGCCCCACTCACATCCCCtcaaactgctttttttgctaGTCTGCTTTTTGTGCTTACCACCAGCAGATGCTAATAACATTATAGTGTCATTTAAATTCATGATCATttgcaaatacagttttacaTTTGTAAAGCTCTAATGCATCCTGGCTCTAGTGTGTTCCTTAGTGTGGTAGGATGAAGGCTTCAATGTCTTACTACAGCTGGGAATTAGAGATAGTTGGCTGACCCTCAGCTAACCCTGGCAACCTGCTCCAATTAGGGCAAGGAATGCCCCAATCTCACTATTTTTATCCTACTAATACCCCTCACAGTGGAGTTTTGAggaaacagctttagaaaagatTAAGATGGCTTTTCACCAACTGAGAATCTCCTTAAACAGGGCAGGAAATGGCAGCTGGTTTGAAGCCAGCTGACCACCATGAATTGTAAGATGACATAACTTTCGCAGGATTCAGACAACACCATCAGAAATTACAGCAGACATCAACgttaagaggagaaaagagacCTGTACCAATTCCCAACAGAGAAGAGAAGCATTAAAAAGAGATGGAATACagaatatgcaaaataattttaaaagggacAAATAAAGTTAATGGActaatttgtttcatttcttttggggggggggttctttTAGCTTCGTTTGTCAGGAGGCTCGAAAAATGAGAAAGGATAATCCAAATGTTAGGACTACAGGCATAAATGCAAAATGCAAGCAGATCAACCTCACATGAGAGTTATTAAAAGTCCATGTGACAAACTACCTGGAGAACACGTGCTGAGTTAAAGTATCACAAATGCCATGGGTGATCCTACAGACCTCTTAGTTTTATTGTGCCCCCTGTGGCTGTAAGGCAAGAAGCCGCTCTCACATTGCAATGCAGCAACCCAGATGTTCTGCAAAGGTTGTAAGGCTGGTGTGCACCTCCCACCGTCATGGTCCTCTGCTCAGATGGGAtagcatcagcttggctcttccaCACGCAGAGGAAGGAAGACCAGAAAACTGCCAGTGGGTGCTGGTGTTAATAACCAGGCAAGTGTTAATTATCGATAATTACTGGTAGCAGCTCCCTTCCTCCATGACCGGGGAGCCAAGCAGACTGTGTCTGCTGAGCCTGTGCCTCACTGCTGTTGTCCTGCCTGAAGGGCAGCAGACAAGATGGTCATGGAATCAAAATGGATGGTCTTACCCAAGCTTTTACGAGGCCTGGAGCTGGGCTGCAATAAGCCATGGGCTCAGTGGGTGCCTACACTAGTGAATAAGCACAGGCATGCCAGTGTCCATACGCAGCATGGCCCCTGGCAGGGCTTTGCCAGGACCACTATGCCTGCCATGGACAGCAAAGAAAGGAAAGTTACTTTGTTTAAATAGAAGTGATTGGGTATCCATGGATACACGCCTGAAGACAGACGCTCCTCTCTTGAATTCAAATAGACAGAGAAGGGGCGACGAGGGTGTTGTACAAGGGGAGAAAATCCTAAAGAGGATCCCACTTTTAAAGCATTTGAGGAACACCACATTGGACAGGAAGAGGCTGGGGAGTGGGGTAATTCTCCAAGCGATGCCTCCTGAGAGACCAGAGTACTTCCGGCATTTTTCGAGGCACTGCAGTTCTGTTCCTGCAATGTTAAGAgctgaatatttcatttcaggaCTAACTGTCCCTGCAAGTACAGCTTTTTGGATGAAAACAAGAGGCTGACTCCGCGTCGGGATGTACCATCCTACCCAAAGGTACCACTCAACGCTTGCTCTTCCCAGAATCTTACTGCGTGCTTGCCATCCCGACAAGTGCTGGTTTACAATTCATGACTCCCTAGCCATCGACCGCCTAGTTATTGTAAATCCACAGACTGATCCAAAATCCCTTGAAGCTGATGGAAAAAGCTGTCCTTGCCTGCAGTGACTTAAAGTTGGATCCTCACTAGTCTTTAATACTTGAAATCTCATTAGTGTTTGAAATGTTAATGAACATTTTGCATTCGTCAACATTTAATGCTCTTTTGTCTAGTTATATTTGTTTATTCTCCATGCTCATAGTGAACAATCAAAAATAGCCCATGATGTTGTACTCAAATTGAAAATAGTGCTGCTGCCTGTTTTCTCctgatggattattttttaatttaaaaagtaatttatggGGTTGCATCAcctaggggaaaaaagggaaaatgcgACATTGGATTCTCTCCAGAATGATTCATTGTCTCTGTGAAAATGACTTAGTGTATTTGCTAGAGAAAACAGTaatgcttaaagaaaaatgtCTACTGGGCAAGTACGAGCACAAATCCACAGTGATGAATGAGGCTGAAACCGTGAAGCACACAGGACCTTTGGTCCTAGCACCGGCAGTCTTTGCCCACAGGAATTATTCAAAGCTACCAGGTTACGTCTGCCCGGTGCCCAGCTCACACCTTGACAAAACACCAGCTCACACGTGTGCAAATCATAGTTCGACAGTGGGCGTTTGCTCGCACACATCAAAGCTGGTTCAGCCACTCTGAAGTTCACGTGGCCCCATGTGATGCAGGTGTATGATATGGACGTGCACCCCTGCATATTTGTCTTCCGAACGTTACAGAGCAACGAATTATAAGTTCTGCTGTTTATTCCGCTCTGCCTAGCAAAAGTGACCTCTAGGTCTCTGAAACAGACATCACGAGacttacatttcttttaattaactTTTGCCCAAGAGGCTTGTGCTCCTGATGCTAACATATGTTTTCACAAAACGTATCAATTCTAAGCCAGATTTTTTCCTTGATAAAAGATATGTCAGATCAGCCTTTGATATACTGCTATGATATTAGGATCTTGAATTAACAGCAAGCGCTACAAAGAGTTGTACAGACTGGCTGCGGAATAAACTGGTAGTCTGTATTTCTCTATTATCCCTGACCAAAGCTCATAGGAGTTTTGGTTTTAGGAGTTTGGGTTCTGTTTGACAGATTTGCAAAATTTGTTATCAGTTGTCAGCTGCTGGATTTCAAGTACACTGAAAGATGTCATTACAGCACTGTTATCAAATAACAAATCTGTACTGCTCATTCACATTTCCCTTGCAGAACGTCATATTAAATGTACATTCTATATGCAAATGCAAAAATCATTGCCTTCTCAAGAAGGAAAATTAATCTTCAGTGTTATTCTTCCTTGGATTAAGTATCAACAATTGGATGGCTCAGAAAATTTCATACACCTGCTTAGTACAGTAAGCCCAAACTAATTAGAGACAGCCATGGTAAATGGGCCAATCAAAGCTACAAGGTCTTTGTATCCCAGAAAGACCCCGATCAATAGAGTGTTGAGAAGATGAATCGGTAGAGTCCAGATCTCCCTTGGTCTTTTAACCCtccacattctttttttttcattttgtatacaAATTGTAACTGGCCGATGAGATTGATTTTGTTTTAAGCCTCTGAACGTAATGATAAAAAATCACTTGAATCTTCCAGGCTGGCAACCAATTTGAAAATGTGGGCGTTCTTGAAAAATACTCAAAATGAGAGCATAAATCATCTGAAAGTAAATATATCACAGCCACCAGCTAATTTAACACTGTAAGCATAGACACTTCACACCATGCAGCCATGACTGGCTGCATTGAATGACGCTGatgctctgcaggcagcagaaccAGTGCAGCTGGGGACAGGTCTGTGCCCTTTAAATCCCTGTGCTGGATTTACCCACAACCCCATCCATAACAATTCcgctctcctcctctttctcccaaATCCTCCACTTCCCTACTCTGCAAGCATCTCCAGCTGCATGCCAGCTGGTGCCGTGGCAGGCGGTGGGCCACCTGGGGGCTTGCTGCCCACCAAGCTTGGGCATCCTGCCATGACCATGAGCAGCCCGTTGGGGAGGGTTGAGGGGCGTtgggcaggcagagggagagaTCAGTTGCTCTCTCCTTGGGAAATATGTCTAAACCCTGTGTGAATGGGACCCCGGGATGCCCAAGGACACGCCAATAGCAGGTTCCATGCCAGGGTGGGGGACCCTTACTTATGCTGACTGCCTTTTTGTCTGCAGTACATGCTGTCCCAGGAGACCATCGAAGCACTACGGAAACCAACCTTTGATGTCTGGCTGTGGGAGCCCAACGAGGTAAGGTTGCCACGTTGGCTGGGTTAGCACTCTTCCTGAGAGCCAGCAAGGCCAGAAGAGCCCTTTGACGTGGTCTGCAGGGCTTTCCCCCTTTTCTGCCCCTTACTCTctatatttttttgaaattttcatATCGCAACAGAATACAGTACTTTTTCCTAACATATGCCAGATAGATTATGCTAATTATCATATCCTGActcctctttattttttctttaatctcttcCTAGTAACATCCCACAACAACCGATGCACTATTATCGCCACATAAGTTCTCTCGTGTCATTTTACCTGAAGAAATCAATCCCTAGCAAAGTGTATGATTAAGCATATCACCAATAACTCCGCTCGAATCAATAAAGCAGCGTGCTGCTGTGTGAAGCCAGGCAGAGGTGCATGCATTCATTCACAACCTTTTAGGCAATGGGTTTTCTGCGATGTATTCTGAAGAGGTTGCAAAGCTGCATGCAGAGCCGATTAGTATTTTCTTATTGCtattgctgtttttcttattGCTATTAGAATTATTCATTGCGCATCACTTGTACTGCAGAAGGTTCTGGAAAGCCCATGTGTAAACCTCTGTAGAAACATGAAGGAGAAGGAAGTTTCTGTAATGGCCAGTTTATAATGTAAAATGAGATTCAGCAAATACAGCAAATCTCACCTAGGAAAAATGTAAGGGAGAACAGGACTAAACCAGGATTTTAGTGATGGGTTTTTCCCAAGGGAAGGATTGGGTGGTTCTAGCAGCACTCCCAGCAGCAATCACCTTAATTACCTTCTCGATCAGATGTTGTGCATACAAGTGTCATTCTGGCTCAGCACCTGTAGATCAACAAGACAAGGAAAAATACCCCATACCCCACCCACAGTAACAGCATATTTCCTTCAGGATATTTCATCTGGCAGGACTCTCTGGTGGCTTTAGCTCCATCTCTCATTCACACAGGCTGGCAGATCTTCCCTTGTGCGGACCATGCCAAGCAGAGGCTGGCGGTCTGCAGTTACtgctccctctccatcccctttTCTCTGTACCGTGGCCATACAACTGCTCAGGCAAAATTACTCACCCCTAGCTCTTGAATGCCTGTCAGGTCTTTGCAGCAAGAGAGAATTACGACCTGCCAGGTGGACCATAACACTGTTGGCTCATTGTTGTTCTGACTATTAAGAAAGAATAGGGAGACACAAAAACCATTACCCACGGATTCTTGTGTGCTGAGGCATAGTATTTTAGCACAGTAACTCATTTAGAGTACTAGGAAACACTATATGGTGGCATGAACGAGGTTAACAAGAGGGTGCAGAGATTAGACATGCCCTGCAAGGAGGAGTGCTGCTCAGAAACAAGATACCGCACAGACTCTGGTGAACCAAGCACCATATGGGTTTATGTCACCCTTTAAGCTCTGGTTTACGTTTACAGAGAATATTTCAATTCTGTCAGTGCTTGTTTAGCAATGAATGTTTGCCCACATGCTCAATGTGGGGGGGCAGGTTATAAACCATAGTCTTCTGTAAGCAAATTAATAACGTTGTGCTCTGCAGCATCTCAGTAAACAGAGCTATGCAGCAAGCTTGCATTCTTGCTAAATACCCACTCACTTTCAAGCCTCAGAAAAGTCCGATATTCAAGCTTTTGTTGTTGACCaagaaagctaaaaatgaaaactgagattctCCTGTGTTCAGGGGCAGGAGCTTTGGGACTCAGAGTCACCCTGCCACTCACCCAAAGCTCTCTTGACAACAGCTGGAGGGAGACAGGCGTTTCTGAGGGTAATTCAGCCCTTCTGGATCAAGTTTATTGTCTCAGAAAGTCTTTTCTGAAACTATTGCGAAACATATTCTCCCTCAGGGACTAGGAACAAGACAAGGTGGTCTACAGCAAAATGCTGGCCTTGTGATCTGAGCACAATTCAGCTCGTGACATTGTCCCTCAAGCCTTGCAGGAAAGTCTCTTCCTGTTCAGCTGACTCAAAACCAGCCCCCTTGTTACTGCATGAACTATGTATATTCCCTGGATAAATATAAAGTTTCATTAGATGAAATCATTTTTCTGGAGGGTTTTTAAGAGCCTAAATAACAGAACCCTAACTAAAAATGTCTCCAAGGCCATATTTGTGACATTACACTCATCACATTAAAACTCCTGGATCAGTCTACAGTCTAAGAACTGCATCTGCTAATGTAATGGCTACATTTCATCCCCTCCAGATTTTGCCTTCAGAAATGGGAATGCAGATACATAAACTCCTGAACTCCTGGAAGCCTGCTCATTCCTGACCAGCTGTTAAGTGCCCAGACACCTCAGATTGTCAATACCTTTCTCTTGCGGTATTTTCAAACCCAGAAGAATAACCGGGAATGGTAGTGCTAAACTACTTGCACCCTGCTTCCTACCACAAAGCAAATGTTGTCTCAAAAGAGCAGCCTGCCTTTGCATTTCAGATACAGATAACTTCATAGTTACAGTTTATGGGAGTGGATGGTCACAAACCTGTTGCAATTGTGTAGTGTTATGACGAGAGTTCTTTTGTTAATCAAGAAATGTCAGTTAAGGTAGTGGATTTAGGAACTCAGTAGAAGTCATAAAGAAAGAAGACATTGATACATGTCTAGAATAAACATTTCTTCAAGGATCTCTTATTTTCTGCTGTCATTTTCTATACAGCTAGGGCCTTTGGAGTCAGAGGAAAAACTCCCTCTGATTTCATTGAGCATTAGAACATATCCCAGCTGAATTAGAAAAATGGCAATACTTTTTTGTGAGAAGGAATCTCTATGATACACATGAATCACAATTACTAAAGAGAGCTGGTGCGATTCAAAGCCCTGCACAAAACCTATGAAGTCAACAGCAATCTGTCTACTTCAAAAAGCTTTCAGAACCTCTCTATCTCCCCTCTTGCACTATCTTTAATCATGCAATCTTTGAACATCTTTCTTTCATCTTAACAAGAGGGCTCTGCAATTATTAGATGCTTGCAAGAAGGAAATTCACTCTGCAATGTATCGTGAAGTGAAGTGATATTTACCAAGCCAATAATCTATCGGTCTCTGGCTGCAGATGCTGAGTTGTTTGGAACACATGTACCATGATCTTGGGTTGGTAAAAGACTTCAACATCAATCCTATCACGTTGAAGAGGTGGTTGGTAAGTATTTCAAATTACTGATATTTGCAAGTTTTCATATTCAAAAATCAATAAACAATCCATTTAGTCATGGAATTAACTTGACTCACATGAGTAATCCCACTGAAAGCAGTCAATCTATACAAATTCTTAAAATTTAAGTACTTCAGCAAATGTTTGCATTCTTGTGGtgacaaatgacttttttttaactgttttacaTGTTCAACTGTTTTACATTTGCTGAGCTTTCTATTACTGAAAGCAGTTCATTTCTGGTGAATGCTTTTGGTACCTAATGTAAATGGAGACAAGTGTCTTCAGACATGGCCAAAAAAAGCCAGTATGTGCAGAAATCATTAGGTGTGCTAAATCACAGGGAGTAAAAGAgcaaggcaggaaggaaaaggaattgCTGAGAAGTTAAATAACTTCCTTTGCCTTGGTTTATTAATGTTGAGCAAGTTGCAGAACTGCAAGACATGATAAAGATGAGATCATACCAAAACTATGATGCCTAAGGAAGAAACACTagagtatttaaaaatcaataaggTATCAGGTCCACGGGAGAGCATAAGAAAGAATTTGCTAAAAAGCTGAATAACATATTTGCTTTCTCAGAAAAACCCACCATGTTCCTAGAGAACTGtagaactgtaaatattttaccCATTGtataaaaagaagaattttagtTAGTAAAACTGAAGAATTATAGTTAGTAAAACTTACATCTCTACCTGAAAAACCAGttgaaacaataattaaaaacatcATGATATGAAGTTCATTATACAGATGTCTCATATGATTCCCGTAGCGAAGAATTATATCTCACTAATCTCTTCTAATTACTTGAAGAGTATGGACAGAACAGAGGGAACTGTTTTACATGATTGATGTAGACTCCCAGAAAGGCCTGAACAAATTCCACGAATTCAGAAGCTGGCTAGAAGACATAAAGCAAAACACTAGATTCATCCTATCACGAAGTACAGCAAGAGCAAAAAGCACCTGCGCACCAGCATATGCAGGGCAGTGACAGTCACTGCTTGgtgtgctgctgccagctgaaGCTAACAAGGCATTAGGCTGATCTGGAATAAGGGATAAAATGGGCCGATGTTACTCTGTGTCCATAGAAGGCATAAGGCTTACCTGGAATTTATGCCGGGTTAAGGACTGGTTAAGTCTTTTTAGAAAAATTGTATGACTGCATTAAAGGAGATATAAAAAATGATCAAGACCTAGGAAATCTCTCCCCAAAGaaggtggatgaaaagctcagtATTGTTGACCCTAGAAAGCAGCTGAACAGAAGGGGTGGGATGAAACCCAATACAATCAAGGCAAACACAGGGtagataaaacagaaaatttcCTCCTCCTGTCTCACAGCCTGAAAACATGGGAAACAAGGTGATATGTCAACACACACCAACATGCCACCCACAAGCATTACTGCAGGCAGTTTCCTGTTAGCTTCTATCTCCAAGTAATTTGTTACCACTAGCATTTAAGACAGCCTCGTTCTGAACAACAATGCGAGTTTATTACGTATTTTCTACATAGGTAAGACAGGGTGAGGTTTCCTTTCTTAAACATTAGCTTCACAGAAAGAAAGGCggttaaaaaaagccccaaggaCTCTGCTTCAAACTATGATACTTCCCCAGGCACAGTATGGGCACCAGTTTGAACTTAAGTGGGAGAGAAAAAGCCACCTCATGCATATGTTTACTTTCTTGCTCCCACATCCACTGGCTACAGAAATGTtccagaaaggggaggaaaggatgACTAATACAACCCAGTCGTTCCAGCCCTTCAGTGCTCTGAGTCAGGAGTCCCCTGGGATGCTCTGGGCTCCACTGCTGGATGTATATGTTACATCCCTGCAGTGTTGTATGGTGCCTGGGCATGACCACAGTGTCCGTGTGGAGGCTGGGAGATACTGCCCACCACCTGTGAGCCTGGCTGTCAACCATATTGTGCCATTagttattcatttttaaataacgTAATATATTTCTAAAGTCCTTGCTGCAGAATAGTCCGAGCTTTTGCAATGAAGTCCCCAAATATTGAATAAGCTTTGAAAACCCACAGTTCTCTTCACCTCATCCAGAACTTTGAGGCTTCCTAGAAGTCAGGTCCCAGGTTGAATGGTTCGATCCTGATGGGGCTTGAGGACTCTTAATATAAATTCACTATTTAGCTGGAAAACGGGACACTGATTCTGTCCTTGTCATTTATTCAGGCTCAGTAATTGAAAGCATGTGCATAAGGGCTCTCTAGGGTCCAGGCTACGGATGATTCAGTAGAAGGGGACCAGCAGTGCTGCTGATGCTTGGCTGTTTTGTGCAGGACAGGACACCAAACACACCAGTGCGTTGGTAGAATGATTGTGGCGTATGTTAACCCAGCTGTGACAGCTTCACACAGCAAGCCTGGCTTACAGCAGGGAGGACACACGGAAAGACAAGCTTTAGCTTGCATTTGTCATGAGGACACATAGCCAGGATCTGTAGAAagttaaaacacacaaaaatcactCCCATGTGCCTATATGGCTAAATCTTTCCCATGCTGCCTAGCGTAGGAAATCCACACAGGTATGCTACTGCATAGTGCATATACACTCACATCTTCACTTTGCCAAGCAACACTCCCCAAAGTGCCACCTCTGAGCGTTTGCAAACGAAACAGCAACTAGGCTTCAGCCTTGCAGATTTCAAAGCTGCAATTTGCATTCAGCAAGAGAGGGGAACAGGGATGTACTTTACATCTTTAGTAACCTGGGGTTCTTTACACAACCCAAAGTCACCGTTTAACCACCTCATGATTTGAAATACAAATTCAGGATGAAAGCAGAGAATCGTATCTCAAGACCGAGATGCACTTGCGGCTGTGCTGGGATGTTTACCCATTGCTAGCTGGTATGAGAAAGAAGTTGCTATGAGGTTTATCTGCTGACAGATTCTTGAAAGGCAATAATCTCCCACCCTCAGAGTGACGCTCTGTCCTTGCAGAAAATAATACTGGACTCCATAGGACTTCTGTAGGGATTCTTACGGTGCTTCCAGGGAGGCTGGGAAGTGTATGTAATCATGTTTTTCTGAAAAGCGCCCTCCTGTCTCTGACTGCTTCATtccctctctctgcagctgtGTATTCATGACAATTACAGAAACAACCCCTTTCATAATTTCCGTCACTGCTTCTGCGTGACCCAGATGATGTACAGCATGATCTCACTCTGCAGCCTCCAGGTATGCCCCCCACCTCAATAGTGTCCCTCCATTTCCATCACGGGGCACACGTTCGTCCACTGGGCACCACAACACCTGTGCCACTCTTCTTGCGAAACAGGCCATTGGCTTTGTGGCAAGTGATGAGTTTTGCAGTAGCTGCACATGTTCAGTGCCTGAGGAGAGGAGGTGAGGTGTTGCATTTCCATTTCTGGCTGCCCGctcatccatcccatcccagacCCCAAGCACCTTCCCAGCTTTCTGAGGGTGCTGGGAAGCTACCTTCACCTCCTGGGTATCTCCAATTTGTACACTGAAGATCTTTTGGCACTCCAATAGTACGAAACATCTATGCATCATATCTAAAAGCCTACTGAATTATGGTCCGTGGATATGGTGTTCATCTGTGACACTGTATGTTCCAATTAGAGGTTATCTCCAAATGTGTGCTTGCACCTGGCTGAGCTACTGGAAATAACGCCTTGCATGTACTGTATGCAAGATTCACATTCAACCTGTACTTTGCCCAAAACCATAGGCATCATCTATTTTCACTGACTGGATAACCTGTGTTTATATATTCATTTCATTTCTgtacaaaacagattttaagcAGTTAAAAACCCCCTTTCTTCTCCATAGTTAAACATCTCAGTCACTAAGTCCATTTTCTTGCCAATAAGACTATGAAGGAAAACTTGCTTTAATGGAAGTTCATCCTACCCGGAACCTGTGGGAATGCAACACttacttaatttttcttactcttttcatAACTTTAGTTAATGCAGACTGCAATGGCAACTAAGCTATCTTCCAACCCTCCCTTAACTAATCAGGATGCTCAAATGACTTGTAAGAGACTGTACTAATATCTCAGTGCTTTTACATGATCTCTGCAGTAATAGTAAGTTTCAAGCAAATTGCCTCCTCTGAGCTGCAGTTATTTTAATGCAACAAAAGCAAATCTGACTCATTTTTACTGGAAGGGAAGGCAGAATTCTGTCTTGACTGAAGTAAACTGATCtatgaaaaaatacttcattttgctCTGATTTGCATTCTCTAAAAAGtaaatgtagggttttttcatgtattttcatttatggGGATAAAGGAAGTAGAAATTGTAATACTACAttaatgttttgtattttgtagGAGAAATTCTCCCAAATTGACATTTTGATTCTCATGACTGCAGCCGTATGCCACGACTTAGACCATCCAGGCTACAACAATACGTGAGTCTGTCCCTTGCTTGCTTTTCCCTTATAATATATTGGGAAGGTAATACCAGCTGGCATTTTTTGGTAGATCAGGTTTTCCTTCTCACAGCTTGAGCTGGCCATGACCTTCCCCAAGGCCCTGCTGTTCACTCACACGTGGGCCAAGGCAGAGCTTCATGCAGAAAACTCGGGTCTGCGTTGAGGTTACCAGCTGTCCTTGGCTctgtaaaggaaaatgctttttcagGTTTCTATTCCAACACTTTCTCCCACCTCTGAGAAAACAAGgtgaaatgttttcagctgagagGGCATAAATGATTATAGTTCCATTGACTGAAATGGAATAATTacactgaaatgcaaagagtGATTTATCTTAAACATTATGTCATAAATCATGAAGTGGATGTTATTCCATTTATTATCATGTGAGGAAATTAGAATTGTTGACCCATGGacacttttgtgtgtgtgtatgtgtgtacgaaagagagagagagagagagaatctaATTTATTTGTAGCCATTCATTAAATAAGGGCAGAACCAAATTCTGCCTGGGATCAGTGAAAATCTCTCCGTTGTCATTAGTGGGGGTTGAATGAAGCCCAGACAGTTCCTTCTGTGTTTGTTCTATGTCATTTTAAGCTACAGAGACttggtaaaatttaaaaagaaaacaacaaaactacAAAACTACAGGGGAAAAATGCCTGAGATGATATTAAAGTAATATCTATCTTCtctaaaaatctgattttgtaTTAACAATCAAAAAATAAACTGCAGCTAATTgaataaatattgaaaagaatgTAAATAAAAGTAAGCAGCACGGTTTAGAGCAGCTGGTGTGTGTCTGCAGGAGTTctcattgtttttcttcacatCAGCTATCAGATAAATGCACGAACTGAGCTTGCGGTACGCTACAATGACATCTCCCCACTGGAGAACCACCACTGTGCTGTGGCTTTCCAGATCATTTCCCAGCCAGAATACAACATTTTCTCCAATGTCAGCCAGGACCAATTCAAACAGATAAGACAGGTATGAATGCTGCTCCCATCTGTGTCATACAAACTGTTCCTGAAGATGTAAGCACGCACAGACTCCCTGCTGTACGATGCGAGTGAATC
Above is a window of Larus michahellis chromosome 1, bLarMic1.1, whole genome shotgun sequence DNA encoding:
- the PDE9A gene encoding high affinity cGMP-specific 3',5'-cyclic phosphodiesterase 9A isoform X3, which produces MREEMAARSSRTNCPCKYSFLDENKRLTPRRDVPSYPKYMLSQETIEALRKPTFDVWLWEPNEMLSCLEHMYHDLGLVKDFNINPITLKRWLLCIHDNYRNNPFHNFRHCFCVTQMMYSMISLCSLQEKFSQIDILILMTAAVCHDLDHPGYNNTYQINARTELAVRYNDISPLENHHCAVAFQIISQPEYNIFSNVSQDQFKQIRQGIITLILATDMARHAEILDSFKEKMENFDYSNEEHMTCLKMVLIKCCDISNEVRPMEVAEPWVDCLLEEYFMQSDREKSEGLPVAPFMDRDKVTKPTAQIGFLKFVLIPMFETVTKLFPEVEEVMLQPLWESRDRYEELKQIDDAMKELQKKKSESLTTSSTEK